The Aggregatilinea lenta genome includes a region encoding these proteins:
- a CDS encoding clostripain-related cysteine peptidase: MLKRRSVWFLLFGVPSILATMVMITPHLVARAQDQASWTIMFYSTADTSDIEEPMILDINEIEWVGSTSEVNFVAQVDRTDADPSWTDARRFLLEQDDDASFVTSPVLESLGEVNMGDPNTLVDFALWAAVNFPAERYAIVFSDHGGGWTGLGWDLTDGSDQLTMPELDEAFAQITGALGQRFDLIGFDACLMAQLDVIQMLAPYADYAVLAEETEPGYGWAYDLSLPGLTQDPSIGPDDLGRLLVDGYYYSYHDGAFAGSEDRYDLNLFDLSLVPEVEAAMDSFIQVAAANSGDVLGAVGNARNNTTFFGGRTPDEADAFSSIDLIHFLTLLADISDNSEIDQAAQELIDATSGLIVYHQASDSMSNAYGLSVYFPSNESVYADYGYNYPVEVSYMEGWQSFLGTFYGEAAAAVPPGSLSDEQVISIEGVYPGDVVSIHQPPVVLFDTNGLNILEVSFSATLQLDDGTLITLDQSALESAEVTESGESIVSFPDGFQQHQFVWGAEMPLVTDGIASIPTLLLSDRNDPDSQIVSGYYITQDGETVTAYLIFDVETQAMVGVWGVSEDGGAPFNLKPQPGDQFLPTWRFFDAEGNLVLEPASYAPLTFGSELFAYHFEPAISGTYLFDIRVEDIAGNVYLDSTTITVDNEALDFNYRGYTDIDLGLNFLYPWNWPAPVYLLNDDGSSQTIISDAEENINIYVTAYDSASNDDILNAAYGYLDFIEDVAYDVADEEVVTIWGYDGTIIPYTFTVDGDPHLGLVLAIYVPDLETGFLVDLDTIESMADEGEVAFNTMIGSLNFFMPPEVSAE; the protein is encoded by the coding sequence ATGCTCAAGCGAAGAAGCGTGTGGTTTCTGTTATTCGGGGTGCCTTCCATCCTGGCCACGATGGTGATGATCACACCTCATCTCGTGGCTCGCGCCCAGGACCAGGCTTCCTGGACCATCATGTTTTATTCCACGGCTGATACCAGCGATATCGAAGAACCCATGATACTGGACATCAACGAGATCGAATGGGTCGGCAGTACGTCGGAAGTCAATTTTGTCGCACAGGTGGATCGCACCGACGCGGACCCTTCGTGGACGGACGCGCGCCGTTTCCTGCTGGAACAAGACGATGATGCGTCGTTTGTGACCTCGCCAGTGCTCGAATCGTTGGGCGAGGTCAACATGGGCGATCCCAATACCCTGGTTGATTTCGCGCTGTGGGCCGCTGTAAACTTCCCGGCGGAGCGCTACGCCATCGTTTTTTCCGATCACGGGGGAGGATGGACCGGTCTTGGCTGGGACCTCACCGACGGCTCGGATCAGCTCACCATGCCTGAGTTGGATGAGGCGTTTGCCCAGATCACTGGGGCACTGGGTCAGAGGTTCGACCTGATCGGCTTCGACGCCTGTCTGATGGCACAGTTGGACGTGATCCAGATGCTGGCTCCTTACGCTGATTACGCCGTGTTGGCTGAAGAAACCGAACCCGGCTACGGATGGGCGTATGATCTGAGTCTCCCCGGTTTGACCCAGGATCCGTCCATCGGCCCTGACGATCTGGGCCGGCTGTTGGTCGATGGTTACTATTACTCGTACCACGACGGTGCCTTTGCGGGCAGCGAAGATCGCTATGATCTGAACCTGTTTGACCTGTCACTCGTGCCGGAGGTCGAGGCTGCGATGGACAGTTTCATCCAGGTGGCGGCGGCCAACAGTGGCGACGTGTTAGGCGCAGTGGGGAATGCTCGCAATAATACGACTTTTTTTGGAGGCAGGACGCCTGATGAGGCGGATGCGTTTTCATCGATTGACCTGATCCACTTCCTGACACTGCTTGCCGACATTTCCGACAACAGCGAAATCGACCAGGCAGCGCAAGAGTTGATCGACGCGACCAGCGGCCTGATCGTCTATCATCAGGCCAGCGACTCCATGAGCAATGCGTATGGCTTGTCGGTCTACTTCCCCAGCAACGAATCCGTTTATGCTGATTACGGGTATAACTACCCGGTGGAAGTGTCCTACATGGAAGGCTGGCAGAGCTTCCTGGGCACGTTTTACGGCGAAGCAGCGGCTGCTGTCCCGCCGGGCAGTCTGTCCGACGAGCAGGTGATTTCGATTGAGGGCGTCTATCCTGGCGATGTGGTCAGCATTCACCAACCCCCTGTCGTGTTGTTTGATACGAACGGACTGAATATCCTGGAAGTCAGCTTTTCGGCCACCCTGCAATTGGATGACGGCACGCTGATTACGCTCGACCAGTCCGCCTTAGAGTCGGCAGAGGTGACCGAGAGCGGTGAGTCCATTGTCTCCTTCCCTGATGGTTTTCAGCAGCACCAATTCGTCTGGGGAGCTGAGATGCCACTGGTCACGGATGGTATCGCCAGCATCCCCACGTTGCTGCTCAGCGACCGTAACGATCCAGATTCGCAGATCGTCAGCGGGTACTACATCACGCAGGACGGGGAAACAGTCACGGCCTACCTGATCTTCGACGTTGAGACACAGGCCATGGTGGGCGTGTGGGGTGTCTCTGAGGACGGAGGCGCGCCATTCAACCTCAAGCCCCAGCCTGGCGACCAGTTCCTCCCCACCTGGCGCTTTTTTGACGCAGAAGGCAATCTGGTGCTGGAGCCAGCCAGCTATGCTCCACTCACCTTTGGCAGCGAGCTATTTGCCTATCACTTTGAACCCGCCATCTCAGGCACCTATCTGTTCGACATCCGCGTCGAAGATATCGCGGGCAACGTCTACCTGGATAGCACCACCATCACAGTGGACAATGAGGCGCTAGACTTTAACTACCGCGGTTACACCGACATCGACCTGGGCCTGAACTTCCTCTATCCCTGGAATTGGCCCGCTCCAGTCTACCTCCTCAACGACGATGGCAGCTCGCAGACCATCATCAGCGACGCGGAAGAGAACATCAACATCTACGTCACCGCATACGACTCTGCTTCCAACGATGATATCCTCAATGCCGCCTACGGTTACCTCGACTTTATCGAAGACGTGGCCTATGATGTAGCGGACGAGGAAGTGGTGACAATCTGGGGTTATGACGGCACCATCATTCCGTACACATTCACGGTGGACGGTGATCCACACCTGGGCTTGGTGCTGGCGATCTATGTCCCTGACCTGGAAACGGGTTTCCTGGTGGACCTGGACACGATTGAGTCGATGGCTGACGAGGGCGAGGTCGCCTTCAACACCATGATCGGTAGTCTGAATTTCTTCATGCCGCCGGAAGTCAGCGCAGAATAG
- a CDS encoding LacI family DNA-binding transcriptional regulator — translation MIKKRVTQADVARKAGVSQTAVSQILGERGNENNFRPETREKVLRAADELGYVPSMMARALRTNCSMTIGVVAGFITDELTQRIMRGIHEVAIERGYGLFIGDTEQNPELEMRLLDHFCRYQVDGLIFVDSWSDPQKYLDDEGLPPMIFAQLRKLMVEKNCVGANDIRGGYEATRHLLDLGYRKVACISGPEHWSSSSERLKGYRKALKDYGFSYDPSLVEFGDWEVFGGFNATRQLLARHPDIDAIFAGNDLMAAGSIQAAAQCGLRIPQDFALVGYDDRHLAEALSPPLTSFAHPLDQIGQKAAHLLIDRLLQKNARTVPSMDVAGGLVIRESCGSKMHPKVK, via the coding sequence ATGATCAAAAAGCGAGTTACTCAAGCAGATGTTGCACGCAAAGCGGGCGTTTCACAAACTGCGGTTTCGCAGATCTTGGGAGAGCGAGGCAATGAAAATAACTTCCGGCCCGAAACTCGCGAGAAAGTTTTGCGTGCAGCCGACGAACTAGGTTATGTCCCTAGCATGATGGCGCGCGCATTGCGTACCAATTGCTCAATGACCATCGGCGTCGTAGCCGGTTTTATCACGGACGAACTGACGCAGCGGATCATGCGGGGTATCCACGAAGTGGCGATTGAACGCGGTTATGGGCTGTTTATCGGCGACACCGAACAAAATCCCGAACTTGAAATGCGGCTGCTGGACCATTTCTGCCGGTATCAGGTCGACGGGTTAATTTTCGTGGATAGCTGGAGTGATCCGCAAAAATACCTGGATGACGAGGGGTTGCCGCCGATGATCTTTGCCCAGTTACGCAAGTTAATGGTTGAAAAGAACTGTGTCGGCGCAAACGATATTCGTGGCGGATATGAGGCAACTCGGCATTTACTGGATTTGGGCTATCGGAAAGTGGCATGTATCAGCGGGCCGGAACATTGGTCATCCTCTTCTGAGCGTCTAAAAGGATATCGAAAGGCGCTGAAAGACTATGGCTTCTCTTATGATCCCTCCCTCGTTGAGTTCGGCGATTGGGAAGTGTTTGGCGGCTTTAACGCGACGCGGCAATTGTTAGCGCGCCACCCCGACATCGACGCGATTTTTGCAGGTAATGATCTTATGGCGGCTGGCAGCATTCAGGCGGCTGCACAATGTGGGCTGCGGATTCCGCAAGATTTCGCTTTGGTAGGTTACGATGATCGGCATCTTGCCGAGGCTTTGTCACCGCCGCTGACTTCATTTGCGCATCCGCTTGACCAGATAGGCCAGAAGGCGGCTCATTTACTCATTGATAGATTATTGCAGAAAAATGCGCGAACTGTGCCTTCAATGGATGTGGCTGGCGGGCTTGTAATCCGCGAGAGTTGTGGTAGTAAAATGCACCCCAAAGTCAAGTGA
- a CDS encoding integrase core domain-containing protein, which translates to MCAPNANAFRERWIRSAREECLDKLLISNQTHLRCVMRDYLTFFNTARPHQGLE; encoded by the coding sequence GTGTGCGCCCCGAATGCCAACGCATTTAGGGAACGCTGGATTCGATCAGCGCGGGAAGAATGTCTGGACAAGCTGCTGATCAGCAACCAAACACATTTGAGATGCGTGATGCGTGATTACCTCACGTTCTTCAACACGGCTCGTCCACATCAAGGCCTCGAGTAA
- a CDS encoding aldo/keto reductase: MTIPKQPFGRTGHMSTRTIFGAAALGRVKQDEADQVLDLLLKYGVNHIDTAASYGESELRIGPWMPAHRAKFFLATKTGERTYDAAKAEFERSLQRLQVDSVDLIQLHYLVGEEEWDVAMGPGGVLEYLQEARDQRLVKYIGVTGHDVVVTRMHLKSLERFDFDSVLLPFNYLMMQNETYAAGFHEILELAQERGFAVQTIKSICRRPYPGERTHATWYEPLTTQTSVDKMVHWVLAQEGVFLNTAGDIGVLPLVLAAASRFEARPSDEDMQAAVSEWDMVPLFT; encoded by the coding sequence ATGACGATCCCGAAACAACCCTTTGGCCGTACCGGACACATGAGCACGCGCACGATCTTTGGTGCGGCAGCGCTGGGTCGTGTCAAACAGGACGAGGCAGATCAGGTGCTCGATCTGCTGCTGAAGTACGGCGTCAATCATATTGACACCGCCGCGAGTTATGGCGAATCGGAGCTGCGGATCGGTCCGTGGATGCCAGCACACCGCGCTAAGTTCTTTCTCGCAACGAAAACCGGTGAACGCACTTATGACGCGGCCAAAGCCGAGTTCGAGCGTTCGTTGCAGCGGCTGCAGGTCGACTCGGTGGACCTCATCCAATTGCACTACCTGGTCGGTGAGGAAGAATGGGACGTCGCCATGGGGCCGGGCGGTGTGCTGGAGTACCTGCAAGAAGCGCGTGATCAGAGACTGGTCAAGTATATCGGCGTGACAGGGCACGATGTAGTCGTCACGCGGATGCACCTGAAGAGCCTGGAGCGCTTCGACTTCGACTCGGTTTTGCTGCCGTTCAACTACCTGATGATGCAAAACGAAACCTACGCCGCGGGGTTCCACGAGATTCTGGAGCTAGCGCAGGAACGCGGGTTCGCCGTGCAAACGATCAAATCGATCTGCCGCCGTCCGTATCCCGGTGAACGTACTCATGCGACGTGGTACGAGCCACTGACTACCCAGACGAGCGTCGACAAGATGGTGCACTGGGTGCTGGCCCAGGAAGGCGTTTTTCTCAATACGGCGGGGGATATCGGCGTGCTACCGCTGGTGCTCGCCGCCGCCAGCCGCTTTGAAGCGCGTCCGTCGGACGAAGACATGCAGGCGGCGGTCAGCGAATGGGATATGGTTCCGCTGTTTACCTGA
- a CDS encoding aldo/keto reductase, with product MEHRYLGGTGLKVSELCLGAMTFGKDTSEVDSYTMMDMFAQAGGNFIDTANVYSRGDSEEIVGRWLKRQRREDFVIATKVRFPMGEGPNDVGLSRVHILASVENSLRRLGTDYIDLYQVHTWDPGTPLEETLSTLDRLVKSGKVRYIGASNFFGWQLQKAVDLSQRHGWEPFRCLQPLYNLLDRGAEWEMLPVCRNEGLGVIPWSPLRGGWLSGKYQRGMAAPPSGTRVEEAEAQNWGERWSVYDNERTWSVLDVLFEVADAEGRTPAQTALNWLKDRPGVTAPIIGARKTEHLEDNLRAVGWALSPENTARLDAVSTMPVAYPDNMTRYPGRER from the coding sequence ATGGAACACCGTTACCTGGGGGGAACCGGGCTGAAGGTCAGCGAGCTGTGTCTGGGCGCGATGACCTTTGGCAAAGATACGAGTGAAGTGGATAGTTACACCATGATGGACATGTTCGCGCAGGCCGGTGGCAACTTCATCGACACAGCAAACGTCTACAGCCGTGGCGACTCCGAAGAGATCGTCGGACGCTGGCTGAAACGGCAGCGCCGCGAGGATTTTGTGATCGCCACCAAGGTCCGTTTCCCGATGGGGGAGGGGCCGAACGACGTAGGCTTGAGCCGCGTGCACATCCTCGCCAGCGTCGAAAACAGCTTACGCCGCCTCGGTACCGACTACATCGATCTCTACCAGGTGCACACCTGGGACCCTGGCACACCGCTCGAAGAGACGCTCAGCACGCTGGATAGGCTGGTGAAAAGCGGGAAGGTCCGCTACATCGGCGCGAGCAACTTTTTTGGGTGGCAGTTGCAGAAAGCGGTCGATCTCAGTCAGCGACATGGCTGGGAGCCGTTCCGGTGTTTGCAGCCGCTGTACAACCTGCTGGATCGCGGAGCCGAGTGGGAGATGCTGCCGGTATGCCGGAACGAGGGCCTTGGCGTCATTCCCTGGAGTCCGCTGCGCGGAGGGTGGCTGAGCGGCAAGTACCAGCGTGGCATGGCGGCCCCGCCCAGTGGGACGCGTGTCGAAGAAGCTGAGGCGCAGAACTGGGGCGAGCGCTGGTCGGTTTACGACAACGAGCGCACGTGGTCGGTTCTGGACGTTCTGTTTGAAGTTGCGGACGCCGAAGGGCGCACACCAGCCCAGACGGCGCTGAACTGGCTCAAGGACCGGCCCGGCGTCACCGCACCCATTATCGGCGCGCGCAAGACCGAACATCTCGAAGACAACCTGCGCGCGGTCGGCTGGGCCCTCAGCCCGGAAAACACGGCGCGGCTCGACGCCGTCAGCACCATGCCGGTAGCCTACCCTGACAACATGACCCGCTATCCAGGCCGGGAACGATAG